A genomic segment from Streptomyces sp. NBC_00459 encodes:
- a CDS encoding aldehyde dehydrogenase family protein gives MRTVEILSGGEWVTTGEWIDVHDPADVRTPIVRVPALAAKDVTRAYDHAARGFAVWKRTSPFERSRIMTDAARLIRERADAVAADVTAENGKTLAEARGETLKAADFLEYYAGLARQGYGTLLHDVRPNHRTHTQREPIGVILVISPWNDPLITPARKLAPLLAAGNAAVFKPATETPVSGLHFARALHDAGLPAGVLNVVTGRTAEIEEALLDDPRIAGVTFTGSNSVGNRIRRRLADRNVRFQGELGGKNASVVLADADLPTAAKAVVAAAFGQAGQRCTATSRVIVERPVYAEFTRLLVAEVETLKVGPGSDPATTLCPLSSPRHRDSVLADIGRAVEQGATVLTGGRADTEGERVHGCYVRPTVLAGVTPDTAVWREEVFGPVLAVREVDDFTSAVEAVNDSGFGLAAAVFTRDLARAYRFADEAECGQVAVNTTTTGWDVHLPFGGFRDSGTAYKEQGDEVLRFSTRVKTVAVHFGTPEQTGA, from the coding sequence ATGCGCACGGTGGAAATCCTCTCCGGCGGGGAGTGGGTCACGACCGGGGAGTGGATCGACGTCCACGACCCGGCCGACGTCCGCACCCCGATCGTCCGCGTCCCCGCCCTCGCCGCCAAGGACGTCACCCGGGCCTACGACCACGCGGCGCGCGGCTTCGCCGTCTGGAAGCGGACCAGCCCCTTCGAGCGGTCCCGGATCATGACCGACGCGGCCCGGTTGATCCGCGAGCGGGCCGACGCCGTCGCGGCCGACGTCACCGCCGAGAACGGCAAGACCCTGGCCGAGGCCCGGGGCGAGACCCTGAAGGCCGCCGACTTCCTGGAGTACTACGCCGGGCTGGCGCGCCAGGGCTACGGCACCCTCCTGCACGACGTACGCCCGAACCACCGTACGCACACCCAGCGCGAGCCGATCGGCGTGATCCTCGTGATCAGCCCGTGGAACGACCCTCTGATCACCCCGGCCCGCAAGCTCGCCCCGCTCCTGGCCGCCGGTAACGCGGCCGTGTTCAAGCCCGCCACCGAGACCCCTGTCTCCGGACTGCACTTCGCGCGCGCCCTGCACGACGCCGGACTGCCCGCTGGTGTGCTGAACGTCGTGACGGGCCGTACTGCCGAGATCGAGGAGGCGCTCCTGGACGACCCGCGGATCGCCGGCGTCACCTTCACCGGCTCCAACTCCGTCGGAAACCGCATCCGGCGCCGCCTCGCCGACCGCAACGTCCGCTTCCAGGGCGAGCTCGGCGGCAAGAACGCCTCCGTCGTCCTGGCCGACGCCGACCTGCCGACCGCCGCGAAGGCCGTAGTCGCCGCAGCCTTCGGCCAGGCCGGACAACGCTGCACCGCCACCAGCAGGGTGATCGTCGAGCGGCCCGTGTACGCGGAGTTCACCCGGCTGCTGGTCGCCGAGGTCGAGACGCTGAAGGTCGGGCCGGGCAGCGATCCGGCGACCACCCTGTGCCCGCTGTCCAGCCCCAGGCACCGGGACTCCGTCCTCGCCGACATCGGACGCGCGGTCGAGCAGGGCGCCACCGTCCTCACCGGCGGCCGTGCGGACACCGAGGGTGAGCGCGTGCACGGCTGCTACGTGCGGCCGACCGTGCTCGCCGGTGTCACCCCCGATACGGCCGTCTGGCGCGAGGAGGTCTTCGGCCCGGTCCTCGCCGTCCGTGAGGTCGACGACTTCACCTCCGCCGTCGAGGCCGTCAACGACTCCGGCTTCGGGCTGGCCGCCGCCGTCTTCACCCGCGACCTCGCCCGCGCGTACCGCTTCGCGGACGAGGCCGAGTGCGGGCAGGTCGCCGTCAACACGACCACCACCGGCTGGGACGTGCACCTGCCCTTCGGCGGGTTCCGCGACTCCGGCACGGCGTACAAGGAGCAGGGCGACGAGGTCCTGCGGTTCTCCACCCGCGTCAAGACGGTGGCCGTCCACTTCGGTACTCCGGAGCAGACCGGTGCCTGA
- a CDS encoding methionine synthase II (cobalamin-independent)-like protein, with product MADTFNYRIDHHGSLVRPAELTAARTSGGDPQALLDAELRAVQEAVAYQRRLRSTVVTDGDFPREDFRSAVLDAVSGFRRTDETGADGLTRWVAESLPKADGPLLADWAARLAELTVIAPKASLPSPAYLAATTFRPGLGPASARELGEALAEIIHAEIELLVTRGVRLIQLNNPLLLAQLATDPADPGALSFEDALAVDALAVRPGKRQEGVRIGVAPGWAAPVAVDMARAERLYGAIAADRWVLPFDQGTAAELDLVRALPEDRDVCLGVVDATVPQLEDLDTVMARIDAVGEFKDLEDAAVSPSRGFADVADRPLLSAEAQHGKIVLVETVARYVWGNEF from the coding sequence ATGGCGGATACGTTCAACTACCGGATCGACCACCACGGCAGCCTGGTCCGCCCCGCCGAGCTGACCGCTGCCCGCACCTCGGGCGGCGACCCGCAGGCACTGCTGGACGCAGAGCTCCGGGCCGTCCAGGAGGCCGTGGCGTACCAGCGCAGGCTGCGCTCCACCGTCGTCACCGACGGCGACTTCCCGCGCGAGGACTTCCGCAGCGCCGTCCTCGACGCCGTCTCCGGCTTCCGCCGTACGGACGAGACGGGCGCCGACGGACTCACTCGCTGGGTGGCGGAGTCGCTGCCCAAGGCCGACGGCCCGCTGCTCGCGGACTGGGCGGCGCGCCTCGCCGAGCTGACGGTGATCGCTCCGAAGGCGTCGCTGCCCTCTCCCGCGTACCTCGCCGCCACCACGTTCAGGCCCGGCCTCGGCCCGGCCTCCGCCCGTGAGCTGGGCGAGGCACTCGCGGAGATCATCCACGCGGAGATCGAGCTGCTGGTCACCAGGGGAGTCCGTCTGATCCAGCTCAACAACCCGCTCCTGCTGGCCCAGTTGGCCACCGACCCGGCCGACCCGGGCGCGCTGTCCTTCGAGGACGCGCTGGCCGTCGACGCGCTGGCGGTACGGCCGGGCAAGCGCCAGGAGGGTGTACGGATCGGTGTGGCACCCGGCTGGGCGGCGCCCGTGGCGGTGGACATGGCCCGCGCCGAAAGGCTGTACGGCGCGATCGCGGCCGACCGCTGGGTCCTGCCGTTCGACCAGGGGACGGCGGCCGAACTCGACCTCGTCAGGGCGCTGCCCGAGGACCGGGACGTGTGCCTGGGCGTCGTGGACGCGACCGTGCCGCAGCTGGAGGACCTCGACACGGTGATGGCCAGGATCGACGCGGTCGGCGAGTTCAAGGACCTGGAGGACGCGGCCGTGTCGCCGTCCCGGGGCTTCGCCGACGTGGCGGACCGGCCGCTGCTGAGTGCGGAGGCACAGCACGGGAAGATCGTGCTGGTGGAGACGGTCGCCCGCTACGTCTGGGGCAACGAGTTCTGA
- a CDS encoding GlcG/HbpS family heme-binding protein: MTSRLTLDAADAIVDAALKHALSGGKAVSVAVVDTGGFVISVRRADGARPLTPDIARAKAYTAAVMQRPGRMLKKWQETQPVFFSQLSQLPGAALPIMATEGSVTIKKDGEIIGGLGIAGGTADEDQQIADEVLESLGYELEFAAWGVAGTLATPGKDV, encoded by the coding sequence ATGACCAGCCGCCTCACCCTGGACGCCGCCGACGCGATCGTCGACGCGGCCCTGAAGCACGCCCTGTCCGGCGGAAAGGCGGTGAGCGTCGCCGTCGTGGACACGGGCGGCTTCGTCATCAGCGTCCGCCGCGCGGACGGGGCCCGTCCGCTCACCCCCGACATCGCCCGCGCCAAGGCCTACACCGCCGCCGTGATGCAACGGCCCGGCAGGATGCTGAAGAAGTGGCAGGAGACCCAGCCCGTCTTCTTCTCCCAGCTCTCCCAGCTCCCCGGCGCGGCCCTGCCGATCATGGCCACCGAGGGCAGCGTCACCATCAAGAAGGACGGCGAGATCATCGGCGGCCTCGGCATCGCTGGCGGCACCGCGGACGAGGACCAGCAGATCGCCGACGAGGTCCTCGAATCCCTCGGCTACGAGCTGGAGTTCGCCGCCTGGGGCGTCGCGGGCACACTGGCCACGCCCGGAAAGGACGTCTGA
- a CDS encoding putative quinol monooxygenase, translated as MACTVIAHYRCAPTDEATVRAALLKAQEATRTEPANLMYEVHTVTGEPGGFLLYERYTDQAGFEAHKAAEHFQELIVKTTWPLLTDRSVTFAESI; from the coding sequence ATGGCCTGCACAGTCATCGCCCACTACCGCTGCGCGCCCACCGACGAGGCCACGGTCCGGGCCGCGCTGCTGAAGGCTCAGGAGGCGACCCGTACCGAGCCGGCCAACCTCATGTACGAGGTACACACCGTGACCGGTGAGCCCGGCGGTTTCCTCCTCTACGAGCGATACACCGATCAGGCCGGATTCGAGGCCCACAAGGCGGCCGAGCACTTCCAGGAGCTGATCGTGAAGACGACGTGGCCGCTCCTGACGGATCGGTCGGTGACGTTCGCCGAGTCGATCTGA
- a CDS encoding fumarylacetoacetate hydrolase family protein, with protein sequence MRYARVSVGGRAVWGRVRETDVELLSGSPIDGDPDVLGTVQRDSAVWLPPVVPPVFYAVGLNYPRHIAHAGAAVPDRPEVGYRANNALTGHRSPIVKPAEVEGRFEAEPELVAVVGRTLRHATYEEARGSVFGWTIGNDVSARTWQHQDRSFWRSKNSDTFKPMGPWIETDVDALAQTTTLRLNGEVRAEFPTGDMVFDPFDHLVEITRHITVHPGDVLWMGAESTCQIAPGDTVDVEISGIGVLSNPVLLEGSQS encoded by the coding sequence ATGAGGTACGCGCGAGTCTCGGTGGGCGGGCGCGCGGTGTGGGGCCGGGTGCGGGAGACGGATGTCGAGCTGCTTTCCGGCTCGCCGATCGACGGTGACCCGGATGTCCTCGGTACTGTCCAGCGCGACTCTGCCGTCTGGCTGCCGCCCGTCGTCCCGCCCGTGTTCTACGCCGTCGGCTTGAACTATCCGCGGCACATCGCGCACGCCGGTGCCGCGGTTCCGGACCGCCCCGAGGTCGGCTACCGGGCCAACAACGCGCTCACCGGCCATCGTTCGCCGATCGTCAAGCCCGCGGAGGTGGAAGGGCGGTTCGAGGCCGAGCCCGAACTCGTCGCCGTCGTCGGCCGGACGCTGCGGCACGCGACGTACGAGGAAGCGCGCGGGTCGGTCTTCGGCTGGACCATCGGCAACGACGTCAGCGCCCGCACCTGGCAGCACCAGGACCGTTCGTTCTGGCGCAGCAAGAACAGCGACACGTTCAAGCCCATGGGGCCCTGGATCGAGACCGACGTCGACGCCCTCGCGCAGACCACCACGCTTCGCCTCAACGGCGAGGTCCGCGCCGAATTCCCCACCGGGGACATGGTGTTCGACCCCTTCGACCACCTCGTCGAGATCACCCGGCACATCACCGTGCATCCGGGCGACGTGCTGTGGATGGGCGCCGAGTCCACGTGCCAAATCGCCCCCGGGGACACCGTCGACGTCGAGATCAGCGGCATCGGTGTGCTGTCCAACCCCGTACTACTCGAAGGAAGCCAGTCATGA
- a CDS encoding VOC family protein, with protein MSSEPRYIHHVNFPTTDPDRTAAWYTQVFGMKRIMPKSNTRVVLMTRGNFDLHFTPVEEMERMAPYHFAVEVDDWDDFLAHLQELGIRHTRPIQRPENQSKFCYIHDPDHTMIELVWHGKRPN; from the coding sequence ATGAGCAGTGAGCCCCGCTACATCCACCACGTCAACTTTCCCACCACCGATCCCGACCGGACCGCCGCCTGGTACACCCAGGTCTTCGGGATGAAGCGGATCATGCCCAAGTCCAACACCCGCGTGGTGCTGATGACCCGGGGCAACTTCGACCTGCACTTCACCCCGGTCGAGGAGATGGAGCGTATGGCGCCCTACCACTTCGCCGTGGAGGTCGACGACTGGGACGACTTCCTCGCCCATCTCCAGGAGCTGGGCATCCGGCACACCCGCCCCATCCAACGCCCGGAGAACCAGTCCAAGTTCTGCTACATCCACGACCCCGACCACACCATGATCGAACTGGTCTGGCACGGCAAACGCCCCAACTGA
- a CDS encoding alpha/beta fold hydrolase — translation MPIADSDGTSLYYERHGSGPAILFVHGSGGHHAAWWQQVAALRDEFTVVTVDLRGFGNSDAPTPPGSSRPEFDGQDFPGDIVAVLDHEDLTDVMLVGQSIGSVAALRAALLRPERVGSVVLGHSLGGISHPELKELAAADRAEAVKLPVIDRLLTRRFQRERADLTFLFQQMGTFNVAKMADLRNLDTGGPTLEDIQDAGVSVAFLAGEKDAVLSVKTVTRAHELLPGSRLEIVTGAPHSMYWEVPDRYNAAVAHLRRTLTAPKEAA, via the coding sequence ATGCCTATTGCCGACTCCGACGGCACCTCCCTCTACTACGAGCGCCACGGCAGCGGTCCGGCGATTCTGTTCGTGCACGGCAGCGGCGGGCATCATGCCGCCTGGTGGCAGCAAGTGGCCGCCCTGCGCGACGAGTTCACGGTCGTCACCGTGGACCTGCGCGGCTTCGGCAACTCCGACGCACCCACCCCTCCGGGCTCGTCGAGGCCCGAGTTCGACGGGCAGGACTTCCCCGGAGACATCGTCGCCGTCCTCGACCACGAAGACCTGACCGATGTGATGCTCGTCGGCCAGTCCATCGGCTCCGTCGCCGCGCTCCGCGCCGCCCTGCTGCGCCCCGAACGGGTCGGCTCGGTCGTCCTCGGACACTCCCTGGGCGGCATCAGCCACCCCGAACTCAAGGAGCTCGCCGCCGCCGACCGGGCCGAGGCCGTCAAACTCCCCGTCATCGACCGCCTGCTCACCCGGCGGTTCCAGCGGGAGCGGGCCGATCTCACCTTCCTCTTCCAGCAGATGGGCACCTTCAACGTCGCGAAGATGGCCGACCTGCGCAACCTCGACACCGGCGGCCCGACCCTGGAGGACATCCAGGACGCGGGCGTCTCGGTTGCCTTCCTGGCCGGCGAGAAGGACGCGGTCCTCAGCGTGAAGACCGTGACCCGCGCCCACGAGCTGCTGCCCGGCTCGCGCCTGGAGATCGTCACCGGCGCCCCGCACTCCATGTACTGGGAGGTCCCCGACCGGTACAACGCGGCCGTCGCCCACCTGCGCCGCACCCTCACCGCACCTAAGGAAGCAGCATGA